GGTCCTGCCTGATGCTCGCGGTCCAGGCGGACGGCTGCGACGTCCTGACCATCGAGGGGCTGTCGAAGGACGGACGGCTGAGCGTCCTCCAGCAAGCCTTCTGGGAGAACCAGGGACTGCAGTGCGGCTTCTGCACTCCGGGGATGCTGATGGTCAGCCACCGCTTGCTCCTGGAAAACCCCGCGCCCACAGCCGAGGAGGTGCGGGAGGCGATTGGCGGCAACATCTGCAGGTGCACAGGCTACCAGGACATCGTCACTTCCGTCCTGGCGGCGACGGCCGGAGGCAAGCGTCCCAGCCCTCCGGCGGAGACCGACGCGAGGGAGCGCTTGGTCGGTGCTCCCATCCCCCGGGTGGAGGACGAGGTGGTCCTCCTGGGACGCGGAACCTATGTGGACGACGTCAAACTTGCGGATGTCCTCGAGGTGGCCTTCGTGAGGAGCCCCCACAGCCACGCCAGGATCGTGTCGGTGAACGTGGACCGGGCCCGTGACTTCCCCGGCGTGGTGTATGTGCTGACCGGTGCGGAGGCGGCCGAGATGTGCCCGGGCTGGCGCGGCGTGCTGGCCTTCCCCGGCATGAAGGCGGGGCTCCAGCGCCCGCTCGCCCTCGACAGGGTGCGCTTCGTGGGCGAGCCGGTCGTGGCCATCGCGGCCACGAGCCGGGCTCTCGCCGAGGACGCGGCGGAATTGGTCGAGGTCGAGTACGAGCCGCTCCCGCCGGTCGTTGACCCTGTCGAAGCGCTCACGCCCGGGGCGCCGGTCGTTCACGAAGAGCTGGGTGACAACCTCTCGTGGCGCAACCAGTACTCGACGGGGGACGTGGACGGGGCGTTAGCGAGCTGCGACGTAGTGGTCTCCCGCAGCTTCAGGACCGGCCGCCATACTGCACAGGCCATGGAGCCGCGCGGCTGTCTCGCCAGCTTCGACCCGGTCGCCGGCTCCCTCACCGTGTGGCTCTCGAGCCAGGCGCCGCACCTGATGCAGCGCGAGTATGCGTCCTTGCTCGGTCTCGAAGACCATCGGGTGCGCGTGATCACGCCCCACGTCGGCGGCGCTTTCGGGTCGAAGGCCCACGTCTACCCTGACGAGGTGGCCACGTGCCTCCTGTCTATGAAGCTGGGCCGGCCGGTCAAGTGGATTCAGGATCGCATGGAAAGCCTGCCGGGTGATGTGGCGGCGCGCGACGAGCGGGTCGATCTCGAGATGGGGTTCAAGTCGGACGGCACGCTCGTGGCGATGCGGGCGCGGATCCTGGCCGACGGGGGCGCCTACTCGGTGTTCCCCCGGGGCAGCATGACCGAGCCCAACATGATCTCGCGCATCCTGCCGGGCCCCTACCGCTTCTCGCACTACGCGTTCACGGCGGAGCTGGTCATCACGAACAAGCAATCGCTCGGGCACCACCGCGCGGTCGGTCATCCCGTCGCCCTCTTTGCCACCGAGCGGCTCATGGACATCGCCGCGCGCCAGCTCGGCCTCGATCCGGTGGAGATCCGTCGCCGCAACCTCATTCGCCCGGAGGAGTTGCCGTATCGGAGCGCGGTCGGGAACACTTACGCCGACGGCAGGTACGCCGCGGCCATGGACCGCCTGCTCCAGGCGGTGGATTACCCGGGTCTCCGGCGGTGGCAGGCGAGCGAGCGTGCCAGGGGCCGCTGCGTCGGGATCGGCCTGGCCACGTTCATCGAGGGGACCGCGCCGGGCGCCCAGTTCTACGCGACGCTCGGGGCGCCCATCATGGCGGCCGACGCCGTCACCGTACGTATGGAGCCCAACGGAACCGTGGTCGCGCTGGTCGGCACGGCCGGGCAGGGGCAGGGCCTCAGGACGACGGCCTCCCAGGTCATCGGGGATACGCTCGGTCTCAGGCTCGGGGACATCACGGTACTGGACGGCGACACCAGCATGGTGCCGTACGGCAGCGGGGTCTGGGGGGCGCGGAGCGCCGTGGTGGCGCTGGGCGCCGGGAAGCTGGCGGCTGAGGCGGTGGCCGACAAGGTCAAGCGGATCGCTGCCCACCTGCTGGAGTGTGCCCCGGAGGACCTCGAGCTTGGCAAGCGGAGGGTGTCAGTTCGCGGCTTCACCGATCGCAGCGTGCCCCTGCGCGAGGTGGCGGCGGTGGCGTACTTCCGCACCACCGCCCTCCCGCCCGGGATCGAGCGCGGGCTCGAGGCGACCCGCTTCTACGAAGGGCCGGCGATGACGTGGATCAACGGCGCTCACCTGGCGGTCGTGGAGGTGGACCCGCGTACCGGGATGGTCCGCCTGCTGAGCTACGCGGCCCTGGACGACTGCGGTCGGATCATCAATCCGCTGATCGTCAAGGGCCAGGTCCGCGGCGGCGTGGTCCACGGGATCGGCGGGGCGTTGTTCGAGCACCTTGTGTATGACGCCGCCGGCCAGCTGGTCACCGGCTCTCTCATGGACTACCTCGTGCCGCTCGCCACCGATGTTCCCGACATCGAGGTGATCCACATGGAGACGCCGTCGAGCACGAACCCGAACGGCACAAAGGGCGTCGGAGAGGCCGGAACGAGCGGGGCGCCCGCCGCCATTGCCAACGCCGTCAACGACGCGCTCAGCCCCCTGGGCGCAGAGGTGACCGTCCAGCCGATCACGCCCGAGGCGGTGCTCTCGGCCATCGAGCAGGGAGCACGCCGCCGGCGCTGAGCAAGGAGACAGGTGGGATTTATGGCCAGCGTACAGATGTCCAAGGAAGAGATGCTCAAAAGGGAGGTCTCATCGCTGAGGCGAGCGAACGAGAACGTGCGGCGCGTCTATCTGAGGGAGTGATGCTCGGGGTCGAGAAGATCAATAGCTTCTACGGTCTCAGTCACGTCCTCCACGACGTCTCCCTGACCATTGGGGAGGGCGAAACGGTCGCCCTGCTCGGGCGGAACGGGGCTGGGAAGACCACCACCCTC
This sequence is a window from Candidatus Rokuibacteriota bacterium. Protein-coding genes within it:
- a CDS encoding molybdopterin-dependent oxidoreductase, whose amino-acid sequence is MDAASRHPVTLTVNGVPRTATVEARCSLADFLRHDLGLTGTHVGCEHGVCGACTVMVDGRSVRSCLMLAVQADGCDVLTIEGLSKDGRLSVLQQAFWENQGLQCGFCTPGMLMVSHRLLLENPAPTAEEVREAIGGNICRCTGYQDIVTSVLAATAGGKRPSPPAETDARERLVGAPIPRVEDEVVLLGRGTYVDDVKLADVLEVAFVRSPHSHARIVSVNVDRARDFPGVVYVLTGAEAAEMCPGWRGVLAFPGMKAGLQRPLALDRVRFVGEPVVAIAATSRALAEDAAELVEVEYEPLPPVVDPVEALTPGAPVVHEELGDNLSWRNQYSTGDVDGALASCDVVVSRSFRTGRHTAQAMEPRGCLASFDPVAGSLTVWLSSQAPHLMQREYASLLGLEDHRVRVITPHVGGAFGSKAHVYPDEVATCLLSMKLGRPVKWIQDRMESLPGDVAARDERVDLEMGFKSDGTLVAMRARILADGGAYSVFPRGSMTEPNMISRILPGPYRFSHYAFTAELVITNKQSLGHHRAVGHPVALFATERLMDIAARQLGLDPVEIRRRNLIRPEELPYRSAVGNTYADGRYAAAMDRLLQAVDYPGLRRWQASERARGRCVGIGLATFIEGTAPGAQFYATLGAPIMAADAVTVRMEPNGTVVALVGTAGQGQGLRTTASQVIGDTLGLRLGDITVLDGDTSMVPYGSGVWGARSAVVALGAGKLAAEAVADKVKRIAAHLLECAPEDLELGKRRVSVRGFTDRSVPLREVAAVAYFRTTALPPGIERGLEATRFYEGPAMTWINGAHLAVVEVDPRTGMVRLLSYAALDDCGRIINPLIVKGQVRGGVVHGIGGALFEHLVYDAAGQLVTGSLMDYLVPLATDVPDIEVIHMETPSSTNPNGTKGVGEAGTSGAPAAIANAVNDALSPLGAEVTVQPITPEAVLSAIEQGARRRR